One Blastocatellia bacterium genomic window carries:
- a CDS encoding redoxin domain-containing protein, with amino-acid sequence MKWIWRSALLLAVGLGASGSWRESFGQAAPERSVAEYVEEVQQLLREAGRADIAEKEAAAMRERARALARQYAARLKGRNLEGVERFQLGYLYHLADDTENALALFRDLVNDRTLSEEDRQRVRLALIERYCESGRLAEAEAERAAISPQAFNAREVMAMAAMRLAIAYTQAGQLERALQEQEKAYEAARGSGLVPLTWKAARALAELYAALGKHAESRTLLSRLKEELQRQLPWAQGEALQMLARTISQIESTLAQLELIGKSAPEIAVAKWIEEAPVRLADLRGRVVALEFWAAWCPDCRGLIPHLRTWAARYEKEGLKVLAVTRYYGFNGREVGRASREEEERFLAEFKRLRELPYGTAIDDGQRSFDTYHVTWVPTIAIIDRTGRIRYIFTWNENPSLCEWMIKQILGERS; translated from the coding sequence GTGAAGTGGATATGGAGGAGTGCGCTTCTGCTCGCCGTGGGGCTTGGCGCCAGTGGTTCCTGGCGCGAAAGCTTCGGGCAAGCGGCGCCAGAGCGTTCGGTGGCCGAGTACGTCGAGGAAGTGCAACAGCTTCTGCGCGAAGCTGGACGAGCGGATATCGCGGAGAAAGAGGCAGCGGCGATGCGCGAGCGCGCGCGCGCTTTGGCGCGGCAATATGCGGCGCGCCTCAAAGGCAGGAATCTCGAAGGCGTGGAACGGTTTCAGCTCGGCTATCTCTACCACCTCGCCGATGACACCGAAAACGCGTTGGCCCTCTTTCGCGATCTTGTGAACGATCGCACGCTGAGCGAAGAGGATCGGCAGCGCGTGCGGCTCGCTCTCATCGAGAGGTATTGTGAGAGCGGGCGTTTGGCGGAGGCGGAGGCTGAGCGCGCGGCCATTTCGCCACAGGCGTTCAACGCTCGCGAAGTAATGGCGATGGCGGCCATGCGCCTGGCCATCGCCTACACGCAGGCTGGACAGTTGGAACGAGCGCTTCAGGAGCAGGAGAAAGCGTATGAGGCCGCGCGCGGGAGCGGACTCGTGCCCCTCACCTGGAAGGCGGCGCGAGCGCTGGCCGAGCTGTATGCCGCTTTGGGAAAGCACGCTGAGAGTCGCACGCTGCTCTCACGATTGAAGGAAGAGCTCCAACGGCAACTGCCGTGGGCCCAGGGCGAAGCGCTGCAAATGCTCGCGCGCACGATCTCGCAGATCGAGAGCACGCTCGCGCAACTTGAGTTGATCGGCAAATCGGCGCCGGAGATCGCCGTCGCGAAATGGATTGAGGAAGCGCCCGTACGATTGGCCGATCTGCGCGGACGCGTCGTCGCATTGGAATTTTGGGCGGCTTGGTGTCCGGATTGTCGCGGGCTGATCCCGCATCTGCGCACCTGGGCCGCGCGCTATGAGAAGGAGGGCTTGAAGGTCCTCGCTGTGACTCGATACTATGGCTTCAATGGTCGCGAGGTCGGACGCGCGTCTCGGGAAGAAGAGGAACGGTTCTTGGCTGAGTTCAAGCGCCTTCGAGAATTGCCCTATGGGACGGCCATTGATGATGGACAGCGAAGCTTCGACACGTATCATGTGACGTGGGTCCCGACGATCGCGATCATTGATCGCACGGGGCGCATCCGCTACATCTTCACCTGGAACGAGAATCCGAGCTTGTGCGAGTGGATGATCAAACAGATCTTGGGTGAGAGAAGTTGA
- the thiS gene encoding sulfur carrier protein ThiS, whose protein sequence is MRVVLNGEEREIPDGLTIARLIEYLGVNPERVAVERNREVVPRAQWTSVEIRDGDRLEIVHFVGGGS, encoded by the coding sequence ATGCGCGTCGTCCTGAATGGAGAGGAGCGGGAGATTCCCGACGGGCTCACTATTGCGAGGCTCATCGAGTATCTGGGCGTGAACCCGGAGCGGGTGGCTGTCGAGCGAAATCGCGAAGTCGTCCCTCGCGCGCAGTGGACGAGCGTCGAGATTCGAGACGGAGATCGGTTGGAGATCGTGCACTTCGTCGGTGGAGGGAGCTAG
- a CDS encoding transcriptional repressor yields the protein MAQFVEHCRARGLSVTPQRLAIYHALITSSQHPSAEDIYRRIRRQYPTISLATVYKTLETLEHEGFISKVTPLHETARYDANRARHHHLICVRCHAIEDFSAEALEHLSLPQEATRSWRVLEYTVQVLGICRECQQKERAS from the coding sequence ATGGCGCAGTTCGTCGAGCACTGCCGCGCGCGCGGATTGAGCGTGACGCCGCAACGGTTGGCGATCTATCATGCACTCATCACGTCCTCGCAGCATCCGAGCGCCGAGGACATCTACCGACGCATCCGACGCCAATACCCGACGATCTCCCTGGCAACTGTCTACAAGACCCTGGAGACGCTCGAACACGAGGGATTCATCTCGAAGGTGACCCCATTACATGAGACGGCGCGCTACGATGCCAATCGCGCGCGTCACCATCACCTCATTTGCGTTCGCTGTCACGCCATTGAGGACTTCTCCGCCGAAGCGCTCGAGCATTTGTCACTCCCTCAAGAAGCCACCAGGTCGTGGCGCGTCCTCGAATATACGGTGCAAGTCCTCGGCATCTGCCGCGAGTGTCAGCAGAAAGAGCGCGCCTCCTAG
- a CDS encoding tRNA (adenine-N1)-methyltransferase has product MGDGLKFGDAVLLYSPDRKTYLISLTEGGKLGTHAGEIRHADVVGKRYGEVVHSSAGRPFVVLEPVLEDRMMKVRRLTQIIYPKDAGLILVKTGLGSGMRVIECGVGSGAATLCLATAVAPTGKVYAYDREVRFLEIARENVERAGLAHLVEFKVRDVTEGFDEEDVDVVLLDLPSPWEGVPAARRALRGGGRLASISPTFNQVERMVATLEAEGFVMIETVEVLLRHLLVRSGKTRPFERMIGHTGFLVFARRALHAIETSPEEALEVEIP; this is encoded by the coding sequence ATGGGTGATGGCCTCAAATTCGGAGACGCGGTCTTGCTCTACTCGCCCGATCGCAAGACCTATCTGATCTCCCTCACCGAAGGAGGGAAACTCGGGACGCACGCTGGAGAGATTCGTCACGCTGACGTCGTGGGGAAGCGCTACGGCGAGGTCGTGCACAGCTCGGCAGGCCGACCCTTCGTTGTGTTGGAACCCGTTCTCGAGGATCGAATGATGAAAGTCCGGCGGCTGACGCAGATCATCTATCCGAAGGACGCGGGCCTGATCTTGGTGAAGACCGGCCTGGGTTCCGGCATGCGCGTCATTGAATGTGGCGTCGGCTCCGGAGCGGCGACGCTCTGCCTGGCGACGGCTGTCGCCCCGACGGGGAAAGTCTATGCCTACGATCGCGAGGTGCGATTCTTGGAGATCGCGCGTGAGAATGTCGAGCGCGCTGGGCTCGCGCACCTGGTCGAGTTCAAAGTGCGAGACGTCACTGAAGGCTTCGACGAAGAGGACGTGGACGTCGTGCTGCTTGATCTTCCCTCTCCATGGGAAGGAGTGCCCGCAGCCCGGCGAGCACTGCGCGGCGGTGGACGCTTGGCCTCGATCTCTCCAACCTTCAACCAAGTTGAACGCATGGTCGCTACACTGGAAGCCGAGGGCTTTGTGATGATCGAGACCGTCGAAGTCCTCCTTCGACATCTGCTCGTGCGTTCCGGCAAGACCCGTCCATTCGAGCGCATGATCGGGCACACGGGCTTCCTCGTCTTCGCCCGACGCGCCCTGCACGCCATAGAGACCTCGCCCGAGGAAGCGCTGGAGGTCGAGATTCCCTGA
- the speB gene encoding agmatinase, translating into MSIPELWFNFGGVPDEHAAWETARILIWPVPFEATTTFLKGTALGPHAIIEASRHLELYDEELEAEIYRLGIHTLPPAPVNAPIEEVMERLFHEARRLLATGKFLCALGGEHSITSPIVRAVAERYPDLTVLQIDAHADLRDQYDGTPYSHASVAARLVEICPVVQVGVRALSLEEARARRQLPVTTFFAKDLHDPREWIPQVIAALSPHVYLTIDVDGLDPSLIPATGTPEPGGLSWTETLQLIRQTAEHRTIVGMDVTELCPMSGHEASNFIVAKLVYKTLGYIFHRDLPRESL; encoded by the coding sequence ATGAGCATCCCAGAACTCTGGTTTAACTTCGGCGGCGTGCCCGACGAGCACGCGGCGTGGGAGACGGCGCGCATCCTCATCTGGCCCGTGCCGTTTGAGGCGACGACCACGTTTCTGAAAGGCACGGCGCTCGGCCCCCATGCCATCATCGAAGCCTCGCGCCATCTGGAGCTGTATGACGAAGAGTTGGAGGCTGAGATCTATCGTCTCGGCATCCACACGCTCCCTCCGGCCCCGGTCAATGCGCCCATTGAGGAGGTCATGGAGCGGCTCTTTCACGAGGCGCGCCGACTGCTCGCGACGGGGAAATTCCTCTGCGCCCTCGGCGGCGAACACTCGATCACCAGTCCCATCGTTCGCGCCGTCGCCGAACGCTATCCTGATCTGACTGTGCTGCAGATTGACGCGCACGCGGATCTGCGCGATCAGTATGATGGCACTCCGTATAGTCATGCTTCGGTCGCCGCGCGCCTGGTCGAGATCTGTCCCGTCGTGCAAGTCGGCGTCCGCGCTCTCTCGCTCGAGGAAGCGCGCGCTCGACGACAGCTCCCCGTCACGACGTTCTTCGCCAAAGACCTTCACGATCCTCGCGAATGGATCCCTCAAGTCATCGCTGCCCTGAGCCCTCACGTTTATCTGACCATTGACGTGGACGGCTTGGATCCCTCGCTCATTCCCGCCACGGGGACGCCGGAACCCGGCGGTCTCTCCTGGACCGAGACCCTGCAACTGATTCGTCAAACGGCCGAGCACCGCACCATCGTTGGCATGGATGTCACTGAACTCTGCCCCATGTCCGGACACGAAGCCTCGAATTTCATCGTGGCGAAACTCGTCTACAAAACGCTCGGTTATATCTTCCACCGTGATCTCCCGCGCGAGAGTCTGTGA
- a CDS encoding deoxyhypusine synthase family protein, whose product MMVIRKTKSTKFLTTPTRPIQIDRDRSVAGLLDKMEGISFQGRNLALARNIWKKMLADHATILMGLAGWAVPAGMRRLVAYLIKNRFIDVLVTTGTNLFHDLHETLGRHHYIGSPNLDDAELQEALVDRMYDTLASEVEFREADEWIGNFIAQLDLSRPYSTREFFYLLGRELAEIATEDGILTSAYKAKVPIFCPAIADSSIAVGLAVSRVERKTAFQFDIVQDVVEIAQIVSRAPKTGIICFDGGSPKQFLEQAETTAAMLKANARGHHYAIQVITDPPYFGTVSGSTFEEAQSWGAIAKGAQTVTVYCDTTIAMPLLVTALAQGAIRETKVRRRPTFIMGRELRINYP is encoded by the coding sequence ATGATGGTCATTCGCAAGACCAAGAGCACGAAATTCCTGACGACGCCCACGCGTCCGATCCAGATTGATCGGGATCGGTCTGTTGCGGGTCTGCTCGATAAAATGGAGGGCATCTCCTTCCAAGGGCGGAACCTCGCCCTAGCGCGCAACATTTGGAAGAAGATGCTCGCCGATCATGCGACGATCCTCATGGGGCTCGCCGGATGGGCCGTTCCGGCAGGCATGCGGCGTCTGGTGGCCTACTTGATTAAGAATCGCTTCATTGATGTTCTGGTCACGACGGGCACCAACCTCTTCCATGACTTACATGAGACGCTCGGACGGCATCACTACATCGGCAGTCCGAACTTGGATGATGCGGAGCTCCAAGAAGCGCTCGTTGATCGGATGTACGACACCCTGGCCAGCGAGGTCGAATTTCGCGAGGCCGACGAATGGATCGGTAACTTCATCGCACAATTGGACTTGAGTCGCCCCTATTCGACGCGCGAGTTCTTCTATCTGCTGGGGCGCGAGCTGGCGGAGATCGCCACGGAAGATGGCATTCTGACCTCAGCCTATAAGGCGAAGGTCCCGATCTTCTGTCCGGCCATAGCCGATTCCTCCATCGCCGTGGGGTTGGCCGTCAGCCGAGTTGAACGGAAGACCGCCTTTCAGTTCGACATTGTGCAAGACGTGGTGGAGATCGCACAGATCGTGAGCCGAGCGCCGAAGACGGGCATCATCTGCTTCGACGGTGGCAGCCCGAAGCAGTTCCTGGAACAAGCCGAGACGACGGCCGCGATGCTCAAAGCGAATGCCCGCGGCCATCACTACGCCATTCAGGTCATCACCGATCCGCCGTACTTCGGGACGGTCTCCGGCTCGACCTTCGAGGAGGCGCAGAGTTGGGGCGCCATCGCCAAAGGCGCGCAGACCGTCACCGTCTACTGTGACACAACGATCGCCATGCCGCTGCTGGTGACGGCGCTGGCGCAGGGTGCGATCCGAGAGACGAAAGTCCGCCGCCGTCCCACTTTCATCATGGGGCGCGAGCTGCGCATCAATTACCCGTGA
- the speA gene encoding biosynthetic arginine decarboxylase → MSKISTEQTTQTYGIENWGAGYFGINKLGHLTVRPTRNGAQAADVKAIVDHLISRCRLKPPLLLRFPQILANQIRELHQAFAQAIREFDYRGAHQAVYPMKVNPRRDVVEAFLHEGSKYNYGLEVGTKAELYAALALEQPPESLLVCNGFKDDAFLEMAFLASRIGKQTFVVIEKLNELASFLHLAAQSSRWPRLGVRVKLYSRGSGRWEKSGGETAKFGLTTTETLEVIKQLREHRLLDTLKMLHCHIGSQITDIRRIKNAIREAARVYAKMRKMGVDLQYLNVGGGIGVDYDGSHSSFESSANYTMQEFANDVVYTISSICADENVPEPIIVTESGRILTAYHAMVVVNVQDEIETVIDEIAPTDVDEDDPQVVLELRDLRDHITSKNYREYYHDALEHKDELVTLFNLGYIDLEDRAKGEVLFWQILERVEHFARQSKAFREESEELQKLLAAKYLCNFSVFRTVPDAWALDHLFPIMPIHKLNEPPTEAATLVDLTCDSDGIIDKFVDVKDVKEVLEVHPFTHEPYYLAILLVGAYQEAMGNFHNLLGTLNEAHILIDEDGGFHVQKIIPGQHLDEVLALARYDRAFLQEGFQRNLARAIKRGQIADHEEADLHQRYRAYAQKYTYLE, encoded by the coding sequence TTGAGCAAAATCTCGACCGAGCAAACGACCCAAACCTATGGAATTGAAAACTGGGGCGCAGGTTACTTCGGGATCAATAAATTGGGCCATCTCACGGTCCGACCCACAAGAAATGGGGCCCAGGCGGCTGATGTCAAAGCCATCGTCGACCACCTCATCTCCCGCTGTCGGTTGAAGCCTCCGCTGTTGCTGCGATTCCCACAGATCCTCGCCAATCAGATCCGTGAATTGCATCAAGCCTTTGCTCAAGCCATCCGCGAGTTCGATTATCGCGGCGCCCATCAGGCCGTCTATCCCATGAAGGTGAACCCACGGCGCGATGTCGTGGAGGCCTTCCTGCACGAAGGCAGCAAATACAACTATGGCTTGGAGGTGGGAACGAAGGCGGAGCTGTACGCCGCCCTGGCCTTGGAGCAACCGCCGGAGTCATTGCTCGTCTGCAACGGCTTCAAGGATGATGCCTTCCTCGAGATGGCGTTTCTGGCCAGCCGGATCGGCAAGCAGACGTTCGTCGTCATCGAGAAGTTGAATGAGCTGGCGAGCTTTTTGCACCTGGCGGCGCAATCCTCGCGCTGGCCGCGCTTGGGCGTTCGCGTCAAGCTTTATTCGCGCGGCAGCGGTCGCTGGGAGAAATCCGGCGGCGAGACGGCCAAATTTGGTCTGACGACCACCGAGACGCTAGAGGTCATCAAGCAGCTTCGGGAACACCGGCTCTTGGACACGCTGAAGATGCTCCATTGCCACATCGGGTCGCAAATCACCGACATCCGTCGCATCAAAAACGCCATTCGCGAGGCCGCCCGCGTCTATGCGAAGATGCGAAAGATGGGCGTGGACCTTCAGTATCTCAACGTCGGTGGTGGCATCGGCGTGGATTACGACGGGAGCCACTCTTCGTTTGAGTCCTCGGCCAACTATACGATGCAGGAGTTCGCCAACGACGTCGTTTACACGATCTCCAGCATCTGCGCCGATGAGAACGTCCCGGAGCCCATCATCGTCACCGAATCCGGGCGCATCCTGACGGCCTACCATGCCATGGTCGTCGTCAACGTGCAAGACGAGATCGAGACCGTGATTGATGAGATCGCTCCCACGGATGTGGACGAAGACGATCCGCAAGTCGTGCTGGAGTTGCGCGATCTGCGCGATCACATCACCTCGAAGAATTATCGCGAGTACTATCACGACGCCTTGGAACACAAGGACGAGCTGGTGACGCTCTTCAACCTCGGCTACATTGATCTCGAAGATCGCGCCAAAGGCGAAGTCCTCTTCTGGCAAATTCTGGAGCGCGTCGAACACTTCGCCCGCCAGTCGAAGGCCTTCCGGGAGGAGAGCGAAGAGCTGCAGAAGCTGCTGGCCGCCAAATATCTCTGTAACTTCTCAGTCTTTCGCACCGTCCCCGATGCTTGGGCTCTCGATCACCTCTTCCCGATCATGCCGATCCATAAGCTGAATGAGCCGCCGACGGAAGCGGCGACGCTTGTGGACCTGACCTGCGACTCCGATGGCATCATTGATAAGTTCGTGGATGTGAAGGACGTCAAAGAGGTGCTCGAGGTCCATCCCTTCACGCACGAGCCGTACTATCTGGCCATCCTCCTGGTCGGCGCTTATCAAGAGGCCATGGGGAATTTCCACAACCTTCTGGGGACGCTCAACGAAGCCCATATCCTCATTGACGAGGATGGGGGCTTTCATGTCCAGAAGATCATCCCCGGCCAACATCTGGACGAGGTGCTTGCCCTCGCCCGCTATGATCGCGCCTTCTTGCAGGAAGGCTTTCAACGAAATCTCGCTCGGGCCATCAAGCGGGGGCAGATAGCCGATCACGAGGAGGCCGATCTTCACCAGCGATATCGCGCATACGCGCAAAAATACACCTATCTGGAATGA
- a CDS encoding glycoside hydrolase: MRRWFTIAVCMLATALAPFNALSAQEVFWQATSGPATYPVQALAISPDGLIFAGTDGGGIFRSQDGGRTWVQTNQGLTHPYVSSLVIDPEGRIFAGTGSLSVGGSGVFRSDDRGETWTAMNAGLRNPHIVCLALDRTSGILYAGTWDQPRNPGGVFRSTDGGRTWTRASNGLKNPYVLSLAVAPNGDLYAGTGALRLFGTFGGSVFRSTDQGASWTEIGTGMDDAPVTALLVTSQGQVFAGTFNGDFYRLLGRSWVRYFQFNAIIFSLIANEQGHLFAATYGAGVFRSTDGGRTWTAVNTGLTDPNVISLARKPDNGVLFAGTSTGGVFRSVASTLER; encoded by the coding sequence ATGAGGCGATGGTTCACGATCGCAGTGTGCATGCTCGCAACGGCTCTGGCTCCGTTCAACGCGCTCTCGGCGCAAGAGGTGTTCTGGCAAGCGACGAGCGGTCCGGCCACTTATCCTGTTCAAGCGCTTGCGATCAGTCCCGATGGCTTGATCTTCGCGGGTACCGATGGCGGAGGCATCTTCCGATCCCAGGATGGCGGCAGAACGTGGGTTCAGACCAATCAGGGTTTGACTCATCCCTATGTCAGCTCCCTGGTGATTGACCCGGAGGGCCGAATTTTCGCCGGAACGGGGAGTCTCTCGGTGGGAGGCAGCGGCGTCTTTCGCTCCGACGATCGAGGCGAGACCTGGACGGCCATGAACGCGGGCTTGCGCAATCCGCATATCGTGTGCCTGGCTCTGGATCGCACTAGCGGCATCCTCTATGCAGGGACGTGGGACCAGCCGAGAAATCCAGGGGGCGTCTTCCGTTCGACCGATGGCGGGCGAACTTGGACGCGCGCGAGCAATGGGTTGAAAAACCCATATGTCCTCTCTCTCGCCGTGGCTCCTAATGGAGATCTTTACGCTGGGACTGGGGCGCTTCGGCTCTTCGGGACCTTCGGGGGCAGCGTCTTTCGATCCACGGACCAAGGAGCGAGCTGGACGGAGATCGGCACAGGGATGGATGACGCCCCGGTAACCGCTCTCCTGGTGACCTCACAAGGCCAAGTGTTCGCCGGGACATTTAACGGCGACTTCTATCGGCTACTGGGGCGCAGTTGGGTTCGCTACTTTCAATTCAACGCGATAATCTTCTCCTTGATCGCGAACGAGCAAGGACATCTCTTCGCGGCCACCTACGGCGCCGGTGTCTTTCGCTCGACCGACGGGGGACGAACATGGACGGCGGTGAATACGGGTTTGACCGACCCCAATGTCATCTCGCTCGCTCGGAAACCAGACAACGGGGTACTTTTTGCCGGGACCTCCACCGGTGGTGTCTTCCGCAGCGTGGCCTCCACTCTGGAGCGCTAG
- a CDS encoding TonB-dependent receptor — MRCRFVLRTCALVVLFLGLLDRGWGQTPTGAVQGLVTDERRGVIQRAVVMLLNRATGEVRRTESQDDGIYRFDHLPPGEYELTVEAPGFAPTVRRLLVRVGTTTSADVTLRVGSPSETVEITAEPSLLDRVSYKVDGVITREKIEALPLNGRNFLQLAMLEPGVSVTISNPGQANNFFNVSIGGAQAALTRLTVDGGNIVDPITGGAAQNFSTETIQEFQISTFNFDLSTGITSVGAINIVSRSGSNDWHGSGFLFYRDRYLAAYPVLVRDSQNPNPFFRRAQYGGSLGGPIRRNRAFLFGNVEWLTQDAALSIVHTGWEGFRHFNTVAQSPYDGTVATVRTDFRWNDRHTLFLRYSRDDNRTFAPDDANTLPSNWRVNHNDDDNAQLGLVSILRSNVLNDLRFNYHRIRNRNRLPTAQECPPAQLGCLGLGGPQVRVDGSNLRFGNSFNAPQDRFIDRFQTSDNLYWQRGRHRLQVGGEWEYLNGRGRWAFLEPALVVLHDPRNVHLVNQLVAQIPLPPAVRSALTIPLPPVFARSDIRPTLAEILQLPFAVAFVGLGDPSQPPPFRAKSARRNHRLRFYGQDAWTLRRTFTLTFGLSYQYETNLLNHDLPKPPLLAPIIGRLDPPGKDKNNLAPALGFAWDINGQGRTVLRGGFGIYYDTVLFVTRLTERGIIGPLGTGRVPLSSSFFRNPFAFPQIPGLLPPLNQINPPLGTPLQFTSIPTKFTGAQFLQALSQQIPDLERRFQELGRLGVTALDFFKTGSDLLDPNLEVAYAEHANVGIRRELPYQMQLAADVVLRLRRHTLFQTDRNLYNRAEARGGAVIPRCLGAHATDPSVLCSNGPISLYQSSGRERYLALLTKLEKRFSHRHQFTVSYALSSLTGYFPTEDLTDWFAHRGPLDRDARHRLTVSAIVDLPWGMRASLIAVYASAPPFNARVRGNLDLNGDGTFGDTLPGLTINTLGRGTGRAELRQLVERFNREFAGREDAHGAIIPPLVLPPRFAFGDSFHSHDVRLAKTFRLRERYAVEVLVEVFNLFNISNLGGFTPTLDAGQFGPNGEILPPTIFNFGQPTLKAGHYFGTGGPRAFQLGLRVSF, encoded by the coding sequence ATGCGATGCCGGTTCGTGCTGCGCACGTGCGCTCTCGTGGTGTTGTTCCTCGGCCTTCTCGATCGCGGATGGGGACAGACCCCGACAGGCGCCGTTCAAGGTCTGGTGACGGATGAGCGTCGAGGTGTCATCCAACGAGCCGTAGTGATGCTCCTCAATCGAGCCACCGGCGAGGTGCGCCGAACCGAGAGCCAAGACGATGGGATCTATCGTTTCGACCACCTCCCGCCGGGCGAATATGAGCTGACGGTCGAAGCCCCAGGATTCGCGCCGACTGTGCGGCGACTTCTGGTTCGCGTGGGGACGACGACCTCGGCCGATGTCACGCTGCGCGTCGGCTCCCCAAGCGAGACGGTGGAGATCACCGCCGAACCCTCCTTACTCGATCGCGTCAGCTATAAGGTGGATGGCGTCATCACGCGCGAGAAGATCGAGGCCTTGCCCCTCAATGGTCGAAACTTCTTGCAGCTGGCGATGCTGGAGCCGGGCGTCTCGGTGACGATCTCAAATCCCGGGCAAGCGAACAACTTCTTCAACGTCTCCATTGGCGGCGCGCAAGCCGCCTTGACGCGCCTGACGGTGGACGGCGGTAACATCGTAGACCCCATCACCGGAGGCGCCGCGCAGAACTTCTCAACTGAGACGATCCAAGAGTTTCAAATCTCCACCTTCAACTTCGATCTCTCGACTGGCATCACCTCGGTCGGCGCCATCAACATCGTCTCCCGCTCGGGAAGCAACGATTGGCATGGCAGCGGCTTTCTCTTCTATCGCGATCGGTACTTGGCGGCCTATCCCGTTCTCGTGCGCGACTCGCAGAATCCGAATCCCTTCTTCCGTCGCGCGCAATATGGCGGCTCACTCGGAGGTCCGATCCGCCGGAATCGCGCCTTTCTCTTCGGGAACGTAGAGTGGTTGACGCAAGATGCGGCGCTCTCGATCGTCCATACGGGATGGGAGGGCTTCCGTCATTTCAACACGGTCGCGCAAAGCCCCTATGACGGCACGGTCGCGACCGTACGCACGGACTTTCGATGGAACGATCGGCACACGCTGTTTCTTCGCTACAGTCGAGATGACAATCGAACGTTCGCGCCTGACGATGCGAATACGCTTCCCTCGAACTGGCGCGTCAATCATAACGACGATGACAACGCGCAGCTCGGATTGGTGAGCATTCTGCGATCCAACGTGCTCAATGATCTGCGCTTCAACTACCACCGGATTCGGAATCGCAATCGCCTCCCGACGGCGCAGGAATGCCCGCCCGCGCAACTCGGATGCTTGGGTTTGGGCGGACCACAAGTGCGCGTGGACGGCAGCAACCTTCGCTTCGGCAACAGCTTCAATGCGCCCCAGGATCGCTTCATTGATCGCTTCCAAACGAGCGACAATCTCTATTGGCAACGCGGACGCCACCGTCTACAAGTGGGGGGCGAATGGGAGTATCTCAATGGACGTGGACGATGGGCATTTTTGGAACCCGCACTTGTAGTGCTGCACGATCCGCGGAACGTACATCTCGTCAATCAACTGGTCGCCCAAATCCCTCTGCCGCCGGCCGTGCGCAGCGCGCTCACGATCCCCCTACCTCCTGTTTTCGCACGATCGGACATCAGGCCGACGCTCGCGGAGATCTTACAATTGCCGTTTGCGGTCGCGTTCGTCGGCTTGGGCGACCCCTCGCAACCTCCACCGTTTCGCGCCAAGAGCGCTCGGCGCAACCATCGGCTCCGCTTCTACGGGCAAGACGCCTGGACGCTCCGGCGTACGTTCACGCTCACCTTTGGCCTCTCCTACCAGTACGAGACGAATCTGCTCAATCACGATCTGCCTAAGCCCCCGCTGCTCGCCCCGATCATCGGCCGACTCGATCCTCCCGGGAAGGACAAAAACAATCTCGCGCCAGCGCTCGGCTTCGCCTGGGACATAAATGGACAAGGCCGAACCGTGCTGCGCGGTGGCTTTGGGATCTATTACGACACAGTCCTCTTCGTCACGCGCTTGACCGAACGCGGGATCATCGGGCCTTTGGGCACCGGACGCGTGCCGCTCAGCAGTTCTTTCTTCCGCAATCCTTTCGCCTTTCCACAAATTCCCGGACTTCTGCCCCCGCTTAATCAGATCAATCCACCGCTTGGAACGCCTTTGCAATTCACTTCGATCCCGACGAAGTTCACGGGCGCACAATTCCTTCAAGCGTTGTCTCAACAGATTCCCGACCTCGAACGCCGGTTCCAAGAGCTGGGACGTTTGGGAGTGACCGCGTTGGACTTCTTCAAGACGGGCTCGGATCTGCTCGATCCCAATCTGGAAGTCGCCTACGCCGAGCATGCCAATGTGGGGATCAGACGCGAGCTGCCGTATCAGATGCAGTTGGCCGCTGACGTCGTTCTGCGGCTCCGTCGTCACACGCTCTTTCAAACGGATCGCAATCTCTACAATCGCGCCGAGGCGCGCGGCGGCGCAGTGATCCCTCGCTGTCTGGGCGCACACGCGACCGATCCTTCGGTCCTCTGTTCGAACGGGCCGATCAGCCTCTATCAGAGCAGCGGGCGCGAACGCTATCTGGCGCTCCTCACGAAGCTCGAGAAGAGGTTCTCGCACCGGCATCAGTTCACGGTCTCCTACGCCCTCTCCAGCCTCACCGGCTATTTCCCCACCGAAGACCTGACCGATTGGTTCGCCCACCGCGGGCCGCTCGATCGCGATGCTCGGCATCGGCTCACGGTGAGCGCCATCGTGGATCTCCCATGGGGAATGCGCGCGTCGCTCATCGCCGTGTATGCGAGTGCTCCACCGTTCAATGCGCGGGTGCGCGGCAATCTTGATCTCAATGGGGATGGGACCTTCGGCGATACGCTGCCCGGATTGACGATCAATACGCTCGGCCGCGGCACGGGTCGCGCCGAGCTGCGCCAACTCGTCGAACGCTTCAATCGCGAATTCGCGGGACGCGAAGACGCGCATGGAGCCATCATTCCTCCGCTGGTGCTCCCGCCCCGCTTCGCCTTCGGCGATTCTTTTCACTCGCATGACGTGCGCTTGGCCAAGACGTTTCGGCTTCGCGAGCGCTACGCCGTGGAAGTGCTCGTCGAAGTCTTCAACCTCTTCAACATCTCTAACCTGGGCGGGTTCACGCCCACGCTCGACGCTGGACAGTTTGGCCCCAACGGCGAGATTCTCCCCCCGACCATCTTCAATTTCGGCCAACCCACGCTTAAGGCCGGGCACTACTTCGGCACAGGTGGCCCCCGCGCCTTTCAACTCGGCCTTCGCGTGAGCTTCTAG